A single region of the Bacteroides luhongzhouii genome encodes:
- a CDS encoding inorganic phosphate transporter yields METIYLCIIIFLFVLAVFDLIVGVSNDAVNFLNSAVGAKAASFKTILFIAGIGIFIGASLSNGMMDIARHGIYQPEHFYFAEIMCILLAVMLTDVVLLDVFNSMGMPTSTTVSLVFELLGGTFALSLIKVHNSDTLGLGDLINTDKALSVIMAIFVSVAIAFFFGMVVQWLARVIFTFNYTKKMKYSIALFGGVAATAIIYFMLIKGLKDSSFMTPENKHWIQDNTLMLITVFFVFFTILMQILHWLKINVFKVVVLMGTFALALAFAGNDLVNFIGVPLAGFSSFMDYTANGGGNPNGFLMTSLLGPAKTPWYFLIGAGAIMVYALCTSKKAHAVIKTSVDLSRQDEGEETFGSTPIARTVVRISMTLANGISRIMPSGSKEWFDSRFRKDEAIIADGAAFDLVRASVNLVLAGLLIALGTSLKLPLSTTYVTFMVAMGTSLADRAWGRDSAVYRITGVLSVIGGWFITAGAAFTICFFVALVLHYGGNISIIALIGIAVFILIRSQVMYKKRKAKEQGNETLKQLMQATDSTEALQLMRKHTREELSKVLEYAETNFELTVTSFLHENLRGLRRAMGSTKFEKQLVKQMKRSGTVAMCRLDNNTVLEKGLYYYQGNDFASELVYSISRLCEPCLEHTDNNFNPLDAIQKGEFSDVAEDITYLIQQCRKKMENNEYNNLEEEIRRANDLNGQLSLLKRKELQRIQSQSGSIRVSMVYLTMVQEAQNVVTYTINLMKVSRKFQLEAEMP; encoded by the coding sequence ATGGAGACTATTTATTTATGCATTATCATCTTCCTCTTCGTCCTTGCCGTCTTCGATTTGATAGTCGGAGTCAGTAATGACGCAGTCAACTTCTTAAACTCGGCGGTAGGCGCCAAGGCCGCTTCGTTTAAAACCATTCTTTTCATAGCCGGTATCGGCATATTTATTGGCGCCTCCCTATCCAATGGCATGATGGACATAGCCCGGCACGGTATCTACCAGCCCGAACACTTCTACTTCGCCGAAATCATGTGCATCCTGTTAGCCGTCATGCTGACCGACGTAGTATTGCTGGACGTATTCAACTCCATGGGTATGCCCACTTCCACTACCGTTTCACTAGTCTTCGAACTACTCGGAGGAACCTTCGCCCTCTCACTTATCAAAGTACATAATAGCGATACCCTCGGTTTGGGCGACCTCATAAACACTGACAAAGCCCTTTCCGTCATTATGGCCATTTTCGTATCCGTCGCCATCGCTTTCTTCTTTGGAATGGTCGTACAATGGCTGGCCCGTGTGATATTCACTTTCAACTATACGAAAAAGATGAAATACAGCATTGCCCTCTTCGGAGGTGTAGCCGCTACCGCCATCATCTATTTCATGCTTATCAAAGGACTGAAAGACAGTTCTTTCATGACACCCGAAAACAAACACTGGATACAAGACAATACACTGATGTTAATCACCGTTTTTTTTGTATTCTTCACCATACTGATGCAAATCCTTCACTGGCTGAAAATCAACGTTTTCAAAGTAGTTGTATTGATGGGCACCTTCGCTCTCGCTCTCGCTTTTGCTGGTAATGACCTTGTCAACTTCATCGGTGTTCCTCTCGCAGGCTTCTCCTCTTTTATGGACTATACCGCCAACGGAGGAGGAAATCCGAATGGCTTCCTGATGACTTCCCTGCTGGGACCTGCCAAAACCCCGTGGTATTTTCTGATTGGAGCCGGAGCCATTATGGTCTATGCCCTTTGCACTTCTAAAAAGGCACACGCCGTAATTAAAACATCTGTCGACCTTTCCCGTCAAGATGAAGGAGAAGAAACATTCGGAAGTACCCCGATTGCCCGTACAGTAGTCCGCATCAGTATGACACTTGCCAACGGAATCTCCCGTATCATGCCGAGTGGCAGCAAAGAATGGTTTGATTCCCGCTTCCGCAAAGACGAAGCTATCATTGCCGACGGAGCAGCTTTCGACCTTGTCCGCGCTTCTGTCAACCTGGTATTAGCTGGTCTGCTTATCGCTTTGGGAACCTCCCTGAAACTTCCTCTTTCTACCACCTACGTAACCTTCATGGTAGCTATGGGTACCTCCTTGGCCGACCGTGCCTGGGGACGTGATTCTGCCGTTTATCGTATCACCGGCGTATTAAGCGTCATCGGTGGCTGGTTCATCACTGCCGGGGCTGCCTTCACCATCTGTTTCTTCGTAGCCCTCGTACTTCATTATGGAGGAAATATCTCTATCATCGCACTCATCGGTATAGCTGTATTTATCCTGATCCGTAGCCAAGTGATGTACAAGAAACGCAAAGCGAAAGAACAGGGTAACGAAACTCTGAAGCAACTTATGCAAGCCACAGACAGCACTGAAGCTTTGCAACTGATGCGTAAGCACACCCGTGAAGAACTTTCCAAAGTGCTGGAATATGCAGAAACAAACTTCGAACTGACTGTCACTTCCTTCCTTCACGAAAACCTTCGAGGACTGCGTCGTGCTATGGGGTCTACTAAATTTGAGAAACAGCTCGTCAAACAGATGAAACGTTCGGGCACCGTAGCCATGTGCCGCCTCGACAACAACACCGTACTCGAAAAGGGACTTTATTACTATCAAGGCAACGACTTTGCCAGCGAACTGGTTTACAGTATTTCTCGTCTTTGCGAACCTTGTCTGGAACATACCGACAACAATTTCAATCCATTGGATGCCATTCAGAAAGGTGAATTTAGTGATGTTGCCGAAGATATTACATATCTGATTCAGCAGTGCCGTAAGAAGATGGAAAACAATGAGTATAACAATCTGGAAGAAGAAATCCGTCGTGCCAACGACCTCAACGGACAGCTTTCGCTATTGAAACGTAAGGAGCTGCAACGTATTCAAAGCCAATCAGGAAGCATCCGGGTTAGCATGGTATATCTCACGATGGTTCAGGAAGCGCAGAACGTAGTCACTTACACCATCAACTTAATGAAAGTAAGCCGTAAATTCCAGCTGGAAGCTGAAATGCCATAA